In Yamadazyma tenuis chromosome 7, complete sequence, the sequence GGTGCGAGTGGGAGCAGTGGCTGTCGTGTACATACCCagacccatacacccacagTGGGAAACACACACGGGTATTTCTTGGGGCTGGTATCTTCGAAATTCGAGCTGAAACCATTCTCATGATCTTCTAACATGTATCTATATGACCATGCTAACAACAGGACTTCTCCCTCCGTAATCCCAAAAACCTCGTCTTCTCTCTCGTGTCTTCAATTAATTCGCGTCCATTCTCAAAACAAACATCTCCATCTACATGTCTAAGCAAATATATACCGTGGACTTCCAACAATTGGGCCTCCCACCGCTCGAAGCTCAGGTCCTTGGACAGTACCAGCTGCTAGCACTGCAATTGGAGACACTCAACCTCGAAATACGCAAACTCACCGATGCTGCCGATACCTATAAACTGCTGGCAGAACCACTGGAACCACCATCAGTGACTGCCGAGCAACTCTTGGACAATCTCCGGcacttggaaaagaagttgggcTTGGTGTACACGTTTTTCCAGGGCGCCGTTTACCAGTTGTTCTTGCAGAATGAAGTAGAggaaaatgatgaagaggaCCAGCCTCACCACCACGAGGATGAACAGTCCCTCCACGACGATGGGGACGACGGTGACGACGGTGACGACAAGGATGACGACGGTGGCGACGGCAGTGATGCCGACGCGCTGCCGGACGCCTGAGTGGTGTATTTTGAGTGTTTGCAATTTTACTCCCCCACTGAGATCTCACTTCACCACCATGTCACTACCACTGTACCAATATGACACCACCCACGCGTGTATTCGGTACAAATATGGTGGTGGGTGTGATGCTATGCATAGGCCCGCTGTCCCGGCGCGTGCCCTACAGCCGCGCTCTGCCCCCATGGTCCCTTAAAAAACTCTCATCTCACCCCCTCCAGAGTCAAACTCATCGTCGCAAATCGAGTCAAAAATTATTATTATCTCAAATTAATATTTCAACCGACCCACTTTTTTgaatccacaaaaaacACCCGCCACCATGTCCAGCTACGATAAATATGCCACCCCGTTGTCCTCGCGTTATGCCAGTGACGAGATGTCTAGCGTCTTCTCCTTAAGAAACAGATTCTCCACCTGGAGAAAGTTGTGGTACAATTTGGCCATTGCTGAGCAGCAGGTTGGTTTGAAGGTCATCACCGACGAGGCCATTGAACAAATGAAAAACCACCTTGAAATTACCGACGAAGAGATCGATAGggccaccaaagaagaggCCATTGTTAGACACGATGTTATGGCCCATGTCCATGTGTTTGGTGAAGTATGCCCCAAGGCTGCCGGCATTATCCATTTGGGAGCCACTTCGTGTTTTGTCACCGACAACGCcgacttgatcttcttgagaGACGCCTATGACATATTGATCCCCAAGTTGGTCAATGTCATTGACAGGTTATCCCAGTTCGCCTTGGAGCATAAGGATTTACCAGTGTTGGGATGGACCCATTTTCAACCAGCCCAGTTGACCACCGTGGGCAAGAGAGcctgtttgtggatccaaGAGTTGTTGTGGGACTTGAGAAACATGGAAAGAGCCAGAAATGACCTTGGGTTAAGAGGTGTGAAGGGTACTACTGGAACCCAGGCTTCATTCTTGTCATTATTCCACGGGGACCACGATAAGGTCGAATTGTTGGACGAGACCGtcgtcaagttgttgggtTTCGAACACGTCTACCCCGTGACCGGCCAAACCTACTCCAGAAAAATCGACATCGATGTGTTGTCTCCATTGGCttcttttgcagccaccgCTCACAAGTTTGCAACCGACATCAGattgttggccaacttgaaggaagtcGAAGAACCATTTGAAAAGTCTCAAATCGGATCTTCTGCCATGGCTTATAAGAGAAACCCAATGAGATGTGAAAGAGTGTGTTCTTTGGCCAGACACTTGGGTTCGTTGATGAACGATGCGGTTCAAACGGCTTCGGTTCAATGGTTTGAAAGAACCTTGGATGACTCTGCCATCAGAAGAATCTCCTTGCCTTCTGCGTTCTTGACGGCCGACATCTTATTGTCCACCATGAACAATATTACCAGTGGATTGGTGGTGTACCCAAAGGttattgaaagaagaatcaacaGCGAGTTGCCATTCATGGCCACCgaaaatatcatcatgGCTATGGTTGAAAAGGGTGGTTCCAGACAAGACTGCCACGAAGAAATCAGAGTGTTGAGTCACCAAGCCTCTGCTGTGGTTAAACAGCAAGGTGGTGATAATGATTTGATCGAAAGAGTGAAAAACACAAAGTATTTTGAACCAATCTGGAACGATTTGGGTAAGTTGTTGGACCCATCGACGTTTGTGGGTAGAGCTCCTCAACAAACCGaaaagttcatcaagaacgaCGTTGCCCAGGCGTTAGCCCCATATGGCCATGTTATCAACAGAGCTCCAGTTCACTTAAGCGTATAGTTTTTCTCTCTCAAATATTTAATAAAAATGAATCTATGAACAATAATGTACAACCCTTTCGTAATAGTCGTTAAAACCAAATCCACGTCTATCTTGGAGAACCATGGACTCGATTTGGAGAGACATTTGCGCTTGCACGCAACAAGTCTTCCTCTGCGAATGATTCTGTAGCCTCTACGAGTACATCGAGAGGATTTCTCTCATGCAACTCAGGAAGTGATAAACTCAGGCTCATGCCATCAGCCGCTTTAGTTCTACTTGAGTGGAGTGGAGGCAACAATATTTTTGATCGAGAGCTTTTAATTGAAAACGACccaaattttgcagccaccaAAGGCTCTTGTACCACCATACTCTGTTCCTTTAGTTGTCTCACAAGGTTCTGGACAATCTCGAGCGTCTCAGAATACTCAAACGCACAGTACACATTCTTGTAAAAGGGAAGTTTAATGTCGACTACTCCATTGATCATATCCCGCTCAAACATCCGCTGATCGACGTACAAACAGCTATCAGCACATCCGGGGACCAAGTATATCTTCATGTCACTCTTATAACGAGGCCTGG encodes:
- the DAD3 gene encoding DASH complex subunit dad3 (BUSCO:EOG09265RGI; EggNog:ENOG503P6MF; COG:Z), translated to MSKQIYTVDFQQLGLPPLEAQVLGQYQSLASQLETLNLEIRKLTDAADTYKSSAEPSEPPSVTAEQLLDNLRHLEKKLGLVYTFFQGAVYQLFLQNEVEENDEEDQPHHHEDEQSLHDDGDDGDDGDDKDDDGGDGSDADASPDA
- the ADE13 gene encoding adenylosuccinase ade13 (EggNog:ENOG503NU0G; BUSCO:EOG09261VD2; COG:F); amino-acid sequence: MSSYDKYATPLSSRYASDEMSSVFSLRNRFSTWRKLWYNLAIAEQQVGLKVITDEAIEQMKNHLEITDEEIDRATKEEAIVRHDVMAHVHVFGEVCPKAAGIIHLGATSCFVTDNADLIFLRDAYDILIPKLVNVIDRLSQFALEHKDLPVLGWTHFQPAQLTTVGKRACLWIQELLWDLRNMERARNDLGLRGVKGTTGTQASFLSLFHGDHDKVELLDETVVKLLGFEHVYPVTGQTYSRKIDIDVLSPLASFAATAHKFATDIRLLANLKEVEEPFEKSQIGSSAMAYKRNPMRCERVCSLARHLGSLMNDAVQTASVQWFERTLDDSAIRRISLPSAFLTADILLSTMNNITSGLVVYPKVIERRINSELPFMATENIIMAMVEKGGSRQDCHEEIRVLSHQASAVVKQQGGDNDLIERVKNTKYFEPIWNDLGKLLDPSTFVGRAPQQTEKFIKNDVAQALAPYGHVINRAPVHLSV